Proteins from a single region of Fibrobacter sp. UWB5:
- a CDS encoding glutamate synthase subunit beta translates to MEEIKRIADVYRPVEERIKDNNEVERRLTSLEIVQQGSRCHTCGIPFCHGAGCPLGNLVPEFNAAVAAGNAERAYNIISKTAFFPEFTGRVCPALCESACTGNVHNDPVMVRQIEKYIIETAFEEGRVTLPTAEWNGKTAAVIGSGPAGLFAAEALRRKGYAVTVYEKREKVGGLLRYGIPNWKLDKSVIDRRVKLLEEAGIKFVCSTEIGKDISAEYIHKNFDEVFLAIGTPNARDLKIPGREAEGIFLALDFLHGANKPGETNPEKFSAKGRKVLVIGGGDTGNDCVGKAIREGCESVLQVEFMPKPPEERSPSTPWPDWPYMLRTSYAQHEGGERRWNVSSKQFIVKDGRVAGVEAVRVEWEMSPQGRPLKPNEVPNSTEVIDTDLVVLAMGFTGVPAEGIVNDLGLQLTPRTAIIPDPARHIYAVGDCANGASLVVRAMADAKRVVGSL, encoded by the coding sequence ATGGAAGAAATTAAAAGAATCGCAGATGTTTACCGCCCTGTCGAAGAGCGAATTAAGGACAATAATGAAGTCGAACGTCGCTTGACTTCACTGGAAATCGTGCAGCAGGGTTCACGCTGCCATACGTGTGGCATTCCGTTCTGTCACGGTGCGGGTTGCCCGCTGGGTAACCTGGTGCCCGAATTCAATGCGGCTGTCGCAGCAGGGAATGCCGAACGCGCTTACAACATCATCAGCAAGACAGCGTTCTTCCCTGAATTTACGGGCCGCGTTTGCCCCGCCCTTTGCGAATCCGCTTGTACGGGCAATGTGCATAACGACCCCGTCATGGTTCGCCAGATTGAAAAGTATATCATTGAAACAGCCTTCGAAGAAGGCCGCGTAACGCTCCCTACTGCAGAATGGAATGGTAAAACCGCTGCAGTTATCGGCTCGGGTCCTGCAGGTCTCTTTGCTGCCGAAGCGCTCCGCCGCAAGGGCTACGCCGTTACCGTTTACGAAAAACGTGAAAAGGTGGGCGGTCTTTTACGCTACGGCATTCCGAACTGGAAACTCGACAAGTCGGTCATCGATCGTCGCGTCAAACTCCTTGAAGAAGCGGGCATCAAGTTTGTCTGCAGCACCGAAATCGGCAAGGACATCTCTGCCGAATACATCCACAAGAATTTTGACGAAGTCTTCCTCGCTATCGGTACGCCGAATGCCCGCGACTTGAAAATCCCGGGCCGCGAAGCCGAAGGAATCTTCCTCGCGCTCGACTTCTTGCACGGCGCAAACAAGCCCGGCGAAACGAATCCTGAAAAGTTCAGCGCCAAGGGCCGCAAGGTTCTGGTGATTGGCGGTGGCGATACGGGTAACGACTGCGTCGGTAAGGCTATCCGCGAAGGCTGCGAAAGCGTGCTCCAGGTGGAATTCATGCCCAAGCCGCCCGAGGAACGTTCTCCGTCCACTCCGTGGCCGGATTGGCCGTACATGCTGCGTACCAGCTACGCCCAGCACGAAGGTGGCGAACGCCGCTGGAACGTGTCTTCCAAGCAGTTTATCGTGAAAGATGGCCGCGTCGCCGGTGTCGAAGCTGTCCGCGTGGAATGGGAAATGTCCCCGCAGGGCCGCCCGCTCAAGCCGAATGAAGTTCCGAATTCTACCGAAGTCATCGATACCGACTTGGTGGTGCTCGCCATGGGCTTCACCGGGGTCCCGGCAGAAGGCATCGTGAACGATTTGGGCCTGCAACTTACGCCGCGTACCGCGATCATTCCGGACCCGGCTCGCCACATTTACGCAGTCGGTGACTGCGCAAATGGCGCGTCCCTTGTGGTCCGCGCCATGGCCGATGCTAAACGAGTTGTCGGTTCGCTTTAA